The following proteins are encoded in a genomic region of Thermus thermamylovorans:
- the soxA gene encoding sulfur oxidation c-type cytochrome SoxA, protein MVLAAALALVAALAQEFADPREEARRQKQLLLETAGILPTELIVEEGRDLFYRRGPSGKTMEACDFGLGPGVLEGAAARLPRYFLDTNRVEDLDSRILTCMTRVQGFRPEQVRRSEVVALAFYIASYSTGKPIQVRLLFPQERELYALGERLFYARSGARDMGCATCHVTYVGRRAGVLPYADVLGKDKSWTNWPAYRYSNDQAWTMQDRIRACYTVIGHPGPELYSLPILALQLFMAYHANGVVVEEWPAFVR, encoded by the coding sequence ATGGTCCTGGCGGCGGCCCTCGCCCTGGTCGCCGCCTTGGCCCAGGAGTTCGCCGATCCCCGGGAAGAGGCCAGGAGGCAGAAACAGCTCCTCCTGGAGACCGCAGGCATCCTGCCCACGGAGCTCATCGTGGAGGAGGGCCGGGATCTCTTTTACCGCCGGGGGCCCAGCGGGAAGACCATGGAGGCCTGCGACTTCGGTTTGGGCCCAGGGGTGCTGGAGGGGGCCGCGGCCCGGCTTCCCCGCTACTTCCTGGACACCAACCGGGTGGAGGATCTGGACAGCCGCATCCTCACCTGCATGACCCGGGTCCAGGGTTTCCGGCCGGAGCAGGTACGGCGCTCCGAGGTGGTGGCCCTGGCCTTCTACATCGCCAGCTACTCCACGGGCAAGCCCATCCAGGTGCGCCTCCTCTTCCCCCAGGAGCGGGAGCTTTACGCCCTGGGCGAAAGGCTCTTCTACGCCCGCTCCGGCGCCCGGGACATGGGCTGCGCCACCTGCCACGTGACCTACGTGGGCCGCCGCGCCGGGGTCCTGCCCTATGCCGACGTCCTGGGGAAGGACAAGTCCTGGACCAACTGGCCCGCCTACCGCTACTCCAACGACCAGGCCTGGACCATGCAGGACCGCATCCGCGCCTGCTACACGGTGATCGGCCACCCGGGGCCGGAGCTGTACTCCCTGCCCATTTTGGCCTTGCAGCTTTTCATGGCCTACCACGCCAACGGGGTGGTGGTGGAGGAGTGGCCGGCCTTCGTGCGGTGA